A portion of the Acidihalobacter yilgarnensis genome contains these proteins:
- the mraY gene encoding phospho-N-acetylmuramoyl-pentapeptide-transferase, translated as MLYSLFEFLAHYYSGFHVFSYLTMRAILGVLTALLIGLVIGPSMIRRLLALKIGQQVRNDGPQSHLSKAGTPTMGGALILVGVAVATILWSNLDNHFVWVALGVTLMFGLVGGVDDYRKLRYGNSKGLPARAKFLWQSVIGFAAAFYLFFAATEPAQTALLMPFVKNWMIPMGWVFIPFTWLVIVGSSNAVNLTDGLDGLAIMPTVMVAGALAVFVYLSGNYKFALYLGIPYVHGVGELVVFCGALVGAGLAFLWFNTYPAQVFMGDVGALALGAALGVVAVMVRQELVLLIMGGVFVIETLSVILQVGSYKLTRRRIFQMAPLHHHFELKGWPEPRVIVRFWIITVILVLIGLASLKIR; from the coding sequence ATGCTGTATAGCCTCTTCGAGTTTCTGGCCCATTACTACAGCGGTTTTCACGTTTTTTCATATCTGACGATGCGTGCCATCCTGGGCGTGCTCACGGCGCTGTTGATCGGGCTGGTGATCGGCCCGAGCATGATCCGCCGCCTGCTGGCGCTCAAGATCGGCCAGCAGGTGCGCAATGACGGCCCGCAATCGCATCTCTCCAAGGCCGGCACGCCGACCATGGGGGGCGCACTGATCCTCGTGGGCGTGGCTGTCGCGACGATCCTGTGGAGCAATCTGGACAATCACTTCGTGTGGGTTGCGCTCGGCGTTACCCTGATGTTCGGTCTGGTTGGTGGCGTCGACGATTATCGCAAGCTGCGCTATGGCAATTCCAAGGGTTTGCCGGCGCGCGCCAAGTTCCTGTGGCAGTCGGTCATCGGTTTCGCCGCTGCGTTCTATCTGTTCTTTGCGGCAACAGAACCGGCCCAGACCGCCCTGCTGATGCCCTTCGTGAAGAACTGGATGATTCCCATGGGATGGGTGTTCATTCCCTTTACCTGGTTGGTCATCGTCGGTTCGAGCAATGCGGTCAATCTGACCGATGGTTTGGACGGGCTGGCGATTATGCCCACGGTCATGGTGGCCGGCGCACTCGCCGTATTCGTTTATCTGAGCGGCAATTACAAATTCGCGTTGTATCTGGGTATCCCGTATGTCCACGGCGTGGGCGAACTGGTGGTGTTCTGCGGTGCTCTGGTCGGCGCCGGGCTCGCTTTTCTGTGGTTCAACACCTACCCCGCGCAGGTCTTCATGGGCGATGTCGGCGCGCTGGCACTCGGCGCGGCGCTGGGTGTGGTCGCAGTCATGGTGCGCCAAGAGCTGGTGCTGCTGATTATGGGCGGCGTGTTCGTGATTGAGACCCTGTCGGTGATCCTGCAGGTGGGTTCTTACAAGCTGACGCGACGGCGGATATTCCAGATGGCGCCGTTGCATCACCATTTCGAGCTCAAGGGGTGGCCGGAGCCACGCGTGATCGTCCGTTTCTGGATCATCACCGTGATTCTGGTTCTGATCGGTCTGGCGAGTTTGAAGATCCGTTGA
- a CDS encoding UDP-N-acetylmuramoyl-tripeptide--D-alanyl-D-alanine ligase encodes MNQWRLSQIAAWSQGRLDGEDANVVGVGTDSRALPAGALFVALRGERFDGHDYIGPDLSAAAVMVSHPVRDDRPQVIVDDTLAGLGRFASTWREHLPTRVVGLTGSNGKTTVKEMLASILTQAGPTQSTRGNFNNHIGVPLSLLTVEPSHHYAVIEMGANHAGEIAALTAMARPHVALVNNAGPAHLEGFGDLAGVARAKGEIYGGLAPDGVAVINADDAFAEDWLALNCTRRVLRFGIEQPAEVRGHYHGGHLQAVTPLGEFELDLPLPGYHNAMNALAATAAALGAGADLGAVRAGLANVRPVAGRLRQLQGSEGIMILDDTYNANPGSLSAGLDVLGEQPGTHWLVLGDMAELGETALALHRAAGERARAGGVERLFTLGRLSHEAAEAFGAGAIHCPNLDALANAVGRSADTAARPLTILIKGSRSMGLERLLARLLPDGDAAHVGGHHAV; translated from the coding sequence GTGAATCAGTGGCGCCTCAGTCAAATCGCAGCATGGTCGCAGGGGCGGCTAGATGGGGAAGATGCGAACGTTGTCGGCGTGGGTACGGACAGCCGTGCACTGCCGGCGGGTGCCCTATTTGTGGCGCTCCGCGGCGAGCGCTTCGACGGTCACGACTACATCGGCCCAGATTTGTCCGCGGCGGCAGTCATGGTTTCTCATCCGGTTCGGGACGATCGTCCTCAGGTGATCGTCGACGACACTCTGGCTGGCCTAGGGCGATTTGCGAGCACCTGGCGCGAGCATTTGCCTACCCGTGTGGTCGGCCTCACCGGCAGTAATGGCAAGACCACCGTCAAGGAGATGCTGGCCTCGATACTGACGCAGGCAGGGCCGACACAATCGACCCGGGGCAATTTCAATAATCACATCGGTGTGCCCTTGAGCTTGCTGACCGTCGAGCCGTCGCATCATTACGCAGTGATCGAAATGGGCGCCAACCATGCCGGCGAGATTGCCGCGCTGACAGCGATGGCGCGTCCGCATGTCGCCTTGGTCAACAACGCGGGACCTGCGCACCTGGAGGGTTTTGGTGATCTAGCAGGCGTGGCGCGCGCCAAGGGCGAAATTTACGGTGGACTAGCGCCCGACGGCGTGGCCGTGATCAACGCGGATGATGCCTTTGCGGAAGATTGGTTGGCACTTAATTGCACGCGTCGCGTGTTGCGCTTTGGGATTGAGCAGCCAGCAGAGGTGCGCGGTCACTACCACGGCGGACATCTGCAGGCCGTCACACCGCTCGGTGAATTCGAGTTGGATCTGCCGTTGCCTGGTTATCACAACGCGATGAACGCGCTCGCAGCCACTGCGGCGGCTCTGGGTGCTGGTGCCGATCTAGGTGCCGTACGGGCGGGTCTGGCCAATGTCAGACCGGTTGCCGGGCGGCTGCGGCAATTGCAGGGAAGCGAAGGCATCATGATTCTGGACGACACCTATAATGCGAACCCCGGTTCGCTCTCGGCGGGTCTTGACGTCTTGGGCGAACAGCCTGGGACACATTGGCTGGTGCTAGGCGACATGGCGGAGTTAGGTGAGACGGCCCTCGCCTTGCACCGTGCGGCCGGTGAACGGGCGCGAGCGGGGGGCGTCGAGCGCTTGTTTACCCTAGGGCGCCTGAGCCATGAGGCAGCAGAGGCCTTCGGTGCAGGCGCGATCCATTGCCCGAATCTTGATGCCTTGGCGAACGCGGTAGGGCGGTCGGCGGATACCGCCGCGCGCCCGCTGACCATTCTGATCAAGGGCTCGCGCTCGATGGGTTTGGAGCGCTTGTTGGCGCGTCTGTTGCCGGATGGCGATGCGGCGCACGTAGGGGGGCATCATGCTGTATAG